From the genome of Gracilinanus agilis isolate LMUSP501 chromosome 2, AgileGrace, whole genome shotgun sequence, one region includes:
- the YY1 gene encoding transcriptional repressor protein YY1 — MLHKMAPSLVSSLISHYYPSCTLCSSQTGLIAISWSHLALFHLFICTGHTPCLEQTPSTSPSAEILLFLQDSDDKKDIDHETVVEEQIIGENSPPDYSEYMTGKKLPPGGIPGIDLSDPKQLAEFARMKPRKIKEDDAPRTIACPHKGCTKMFRDNSAMRKHLHTHGPRVHVCAECGKAFVESSKLKRHQLVHTGEKPFQCTFEGCGKRFSLDFNLRTHVRIHTGDRPYVCPFDGCNKKFAQSTNLKSHILTHAKAKNNQ, encoded by the exons ATGCTCCATAAAATGGCCCCAAGCTTAgtttctagccttatttcacaCTATTATCCTTCATGTActctatgttccagccaaactggactaaTAGCCATTTCATGGTCTCATCTTGCCCTTTTCCACCTCTTCATTTGCACAGGCCataccccatgcctggaacagACTCCCTCCACATCTCCGTCTgctgaaatccttctcttccttcaagactcag ATGATAAAAAAGATATTGACCATGAAACAGTGGTGGAAGAACAGATCATTGGAGAAAATTCACCTCCTGATTATTCTGAGTACATGACAGGCAAGAAACTTCCTCCTGGAGGAATACCTGGCATTGACCTCTCAGATCCTAAACAACTGGCTGAATTTGCTAG AATGAAgccaagaaaaattaaagaagatgATGCTCCAAGAACAATAGCTTGCCCTCATAAA GGATGCACAAAGATGTTCAGGGATAACTCTGCCATGAGAAAACATCTGCACACCCATGGTCCTAGAGTCCACGTATGTGcagaatgtggaaaggcttttgttGAGAGTTCAAAACTAAAACGGCATCAACTggttcatactggagagaagccctttCAG TGCACGTTCGAAGGCTGTGGGAAGCGCTTTTCACTGGACTTCAATTTACGCACACATGTGCGAATTCATACTGGAGACAGGCCCTATGTGTGCCCCTTCGACGGCTGTAATAAGAAGTTTGCTCAGTCAACTAACCTGAAATCTCACATCTTAACACATGCTAAGGCCAAAAACAACcagtga